The sequence TCGAGCTTCTCGTTCTGGCCGCCGGCGCGGCGGATGGTGAGCATGCCCTTCGCCAGGTTGGCCACCAGCGGAGCGTGGTGGGCGAGCACGCCGAAGTAGCCGGCGGTGCCGGGAACCTCGACGTACTCGACC comes from Candidatus Eisenbacteria bacterium and encodes:
- the atpC gene encoding F0F1 ATP synthase subunit epsilon (produces ATP from ADP in the presence of a proton gradient across the membrane; the epsilon subunit is part of the catalytic core of the ATP synthase complex) produces the protein VEYVEVPGTAGYFGVLAHHAPLVANLAKGMLTIRRAGGQNEKLEVSGGFFEVSHNKATVLADSVGAAMG